In Pseudomonas sp. FP1742, the DNA window GCCACACCCATGGCATGACGCATTTCGGCACCGGCACCGCTGGAGAAGACCAGAGGCACAACACCCATGATGAACGCGAAGGAGGTCATCAGGATCGGCCGCAGACGCAGACGGCAAGCTTCCAGTACCGCTGCCAGCGGGCCGAGGCCTTCTTGCTGTTTATCCTTGGCAAACTCGACGATCAGAATCGCGTTCTTGCATGCAAGTCCCACCAGTACGATCAAGCCGATCTGGGTAAAGATGTTGTTGTCGCCGCCCGAGGCAATCACCCCGGTAATGGCCGACAGCAGGGTCATCGGTACGATCAGGATCACCGCCAGCGGCAGGCTCCAGCTTTCGTATTGAGCCGCGAGTACCAGGAACGCCAGCAGTACGCAGAGCGGGAACACGAACAGCGCGGTGTTGCCGGACAGAATCTGCTGGTAGGTCAGGTCGGTCCACTCGTAGGTCATGCCGTTCGGAAGTTCATCCTTGAGCAGTTTCTCGATGGCTTTCTGGGCTTGGCCGGAGCTGTAGCCTGGGGCTGCCGCACCGTTGATTTCAGCGGTGATGAAGCCGTTGTAGTGCATCACGCGGTCTGGCCCGGAGGTGTCGCTGACCTTGATGAAGGTCGCCAACGGGATCATCTCGCCGCGGTTGTTACGCACTTTCAGTTGACCGATCTGGTCCGATTCGAGGCGGAACTGTTGCTCGGCCTGAACGTTGACCTGATAGGTGCGACCGAAGCGGTTGAAGTCGTTGGCATACAACGAACCCAGGTAGATCTGCAGGGTGTCGAAGATGTCGCTGACGGCCACGCCGTGGGTCTTGGCTTTTTCCCGGTCGATGGCGGCATCGACTTGCGGCACGTTCACGGTGTAACTGGTGAACAGACCGGCCAGTTCCGGCACGCTGCGGCTCTTGGCGATGATGTTCATGGTTTCTTTGTACAGCTCGTCATAGCCCAGGTTGCCCCGGTCTTCGATCTGCAGGCGGAAACCACCAATGGTCCCCAGGCCTTGTACCGGCGGTGGCGGGAAGATCGCCATGTAGGCTTCCTGAATCCCGGCGTACTGGCCGTTCAACGCACCGGCAATCGCACCGGCGGACATGCTCGGATCCTTACGCTCGTCGAAAGGCTTCAGGGTGACGAACACGATGCCGGCGTTAGGGCTGTTGGTGAAACCGTTGATCGACAGGCCGGGGAAGGCCACCGCGCTTTCCACGCCAGGCTGTTTCAGGGCCAGGTCGGACATGCGCTTGATCACGTCTTCGGTACGGTCCAGGCTCGCGGCATCCGGTAGTTGCGCGAAGGCCACCAGGTATTGCTTGTCCTGGCCGGGTACGAAACCGGTCGGGGTGTTGGAGAACCCGAAGAAGGTCAACACCATCAGGCCTGCGTACAGCAGCAGGGCAATACCGCTGCTGCGGATAACCCGGCCCACGGTGCCGACATAGCCGTGGCTGGCCTTGTCAAAGAAACGGTTGAACGGACGGAACAGCCAGCCACCGAAGATCTTGTCCAGCACCTTGGAGAAGCGGTCCTTTGGCGCGTCATGGCTCTTGAGCAACACGGCGGCCAGTGCTGGCGACAAGGTCAGCGAGTTGAAAGCCGAGATCACGGTCGAAATCGCAATCGTCAGGGCAAACTGTTTGTAGAACTGCCCGGTCAAGCCGGAGATGAACGCGGCCGGGATAAACACCGCACACAGCACCAGCGCCGTCGCGATGATCGGACCGGTCACTTCACGCATCGCACGCTTGGTGGCTTCCACAGGGGTTAACCCGAGCCCGATGTTTCGCTCGACGTTCTCCACCACCACAATCGCATCGTCGACCACGATACCGATGGCCAGTACCAGTCCGAACAGCGACAGGGCGTTCAGCGAGAAGCCGAACAGGTGCATCACGGCAAACGTACCGATCAGCGAAACCGGCACCGCCACCAACGGGATGATCGAGGCGCGCCAGGTTTGCAGGAACAGGATCACCACCAGCACAACCAGGATCAGTGCTTCGAAGAGGGTGTGAACCACCGCCTCGATGGAGCCGCGCACGAAGATCGTCGGGTCATAAACAATGCTGAAGTCCATGCCTTCCGGGAAGTTCTTCTTCAGTTCGGCCATTTTCGCCCGAACGTCGTTGGAGATCTGAATTGCGTTGGAGCCCGGGCGCTGGAAGATCGGGATCGCCACCGCCGGTTGGTTGTTCAGCAAGGAGCGCAGGGCGTATTGGCTGGAGCCGAGTTCGACACGAGCGATGTCTTTGAGGCGAGTGATTTCACCATTTTCGCCAGAGCGAATGATGATGTTCTCGAACTCTTCCTCGGACACCAGACGGCCTTGGGTATTGACCGACAGCTGGAATGCCGTGGCATTCGGCGCAGGCGGAGCACCCAGGGCACCGGCCGCCACTTGACGGTTCTGTTCACGAATCGCGGTGACCACATCGGTGGCGGTCAGGTTGCGCGAAGCGGTCTTGTTCGGATCGAGCCACACCCGCAGCGAGTAATCGCCCATGCCGAACAGCTGCACATCACCGACACCGCCCAGACGCGCCAGCTCATCCTTGATGTTGAGCAAGGCGTAGTTGGACAGGTAGAGCATGTCGTAGCGTTTGTCCGGCGAGGTCAAGTGCACAACCATGGTCAGGTCGGGCGATGCCTTGTCGACGGTGATACCGATGCGCGTCACTTCCTCGGGAAGTTTCGGCTCGGACCGGGTCACGCGGTTCTGCACTTGTACCTGCGCGTTGTCCAGGTCGGTGCCCAGGGCGAAGGTGATGGTCAGGGTGATCTTGCCGTCAGCAGTGGACTGCGAGGACATGTACAGCATGTTCTCGACGCCGGTGATGGCTTGCTCCAGCGGAGCGGCCACGGTTTCACCGATGACCTTAGGGTTGGCGCCCGGGAAGTTGGCGCGGACCACCACAGTCGGTGGCACCACTTCCGGGTATTCGCTGATCGGCAACTGGAACAGCGAGATCGCGCCGGCGATCAGGATCAGCAGCGACAGCACCGCTGCGAAGATCGGCCGTGAAATGAAGAATTGGGAGAAATTCATCGGAGTAATTGCCCCTTAACCGCGTGGAGTCGCAGCAGCCACTTTCACAACCGTACCCGGCGCAACCTTGGCAGGTGCGACTTGGGGCAGGTTGCTGGCTTCCAGCGCTTGTCGTTGTTGTGCGAGGGCCGCGAGGGTTTCCTTGCTGGCCATCGGAATCACCTCAGGGGTGACCGGTGAGCCAGGACGAACCCGTTGCAAGCCCTTGACGATGATGGTGTCGTCCTTGTTCAGGCCGCTGCGCACGATGCGCAAACCTTCGATCTTCGGACCCAGTTCGACGGGGCGGTAAGCCGTTTTGTTGTCGGCATCCATCACCAGCACGAACTTTTTACCCAGGTCGGTACCCACTGCTTCGTCGTTGATCAGTACCGCGGAGTAAGTGCCGCTGCCCACCAGTTTCAGGCGTGCATAAAGGCCCGGGGTGTAGCTGCCATCGCTGTTGTCGAACACCGCACGACCGCGGATGGTGCCGGTCTTCGGGTTGACCTGGTTGTCGACGAAGTTCATCTGGCCCTGGTGCGGGTTGCCGTCTTCATTGGACAGACCCATGTAAACCGGGGTGGTGGCGCCGCGTTGACCCTGGCGGGCGAGCTGGTTGTACTTGAGGAACACGCGCTCGTCGGCATCGAAGTAGGCGTAGACCTTGTCGGTGGACACCACGCTGGTCAGGGCGGTGGTATCGGCGGTCACAAGGTTGCCGGCGGTGATTTCCGCCCGGCTGACGCGACCGCTGATAGGCGCAGTCACGCGGGTGAAGCTCAGGTTCAGTTTGGCCAGGTCCAGTTGTGCCTGAAGCGCGCCGACGGCGGCGCGAGCTTCTTGAGCAGCGCTGGTGCGCGAGTCGGCGAGTTCGGCGGAAATCGCGTTGCTGGTGCGCAGACGTTCGCCGCGTTGGGCTTCGTTTTCGCTGCGGGTGGCTGTGGCGCGAGCTTGCGCAACCAGGGCTTCGAGGCGGCGGACCTCAGCCTGGAACGGACGCGGGTCGATCTGGAACAACAGATCGCCTTTCTTGACCAATGCGCCTTCGGTGAAGGTTACGTCATCGATCTGGCCGGAGACCCGTGGACGAATCTCAACCGTTTCCGGCGCTTCAAGGCGCCCGGTGAATTCGTCCCACTCGTTGACCGGTTGCTCCAGCACCTTGGCCACACTGACTTTCGCCGCGGGCATGGTGGCGGCAGCGTCCGGAGTCTTGCCGCAGGCGCTCATCACCATCACGGCCAACAGGGCCAAGGGGAAGCGCAAATGTTTGAATGACTGTTCCATGGATGCATCCGCCAATGTATTGAGATGGGCGGATAATGCTTGGCGGGGTGGTATCGCACGAATCGAATGGGGCGAAGGTAACTATCATTCGGAATGATATAAGCTCAAGGCGAGCCCTCTAGCATGCACCTTCCGTTAGTGGGCTATCAAATGAAATGATGACAATTGTGTGTTGCGGGGAGTGCAAAGGTCTGGCTTGAAGCTGTGTCGCGGCCATCGCGAGCAGGCTCGCTCCACGGGAGATTTCATTAACACCACGAATCCCTGTGGGAGCGGGCTTGCCCGCGAAGAGGTCATCAGCCTCAATACAAAATCCGGATCAAGCCAGGCTATCCGGATCCCCGAAAAACATCTGAATCCGCGACCGTAACCACCGCTCACCCGGATCATTGTCCTGCGACCCGCGCCAGGCCATGTGCAATTCAAAGCTGCGCACCGGCAACGGCGGGTCCTCTGCCCGAACACCACCGGCCGCGGTCAACGCTTCGGCGGTATAGTCCGGGACGGTGGCCACGATATCGGTGCCGCTGATCAGTGTGCTCAACCCGTTGAACTGCGGCACTGCCAGCACGACATGCCGTTTGCGCCCCAGCTTCTCCAGCTCTTCATCTATAAAGCCGCTCAGGTCGCCCGCGAACGACACCAGCGCGTGGGGGCGGGCGCAGAAGTCATCCAGACTCAACGGCCCCGGCACCGTGTCGGCGCGCAACAGTTTCGGCATGCTGCGGCGCAATACCTTGCGCTTGGCGTTGGCCGGCAGGTCGGCGGTGTAGCTGACGCCGATGGAAATTTCGCCCGAGGCCAGCAGGCTCGGCATCAGAATGTAGTTGGCCCGACGCACCACCAGCACGATACCCGGTGCCTCGGCGCGCAGCCGCTTGAGCAGCATCGGCAGCAGCGCGAACTCGACATCGTCCGACAGGCCGATGCGAAACACCGCGGTGCTGGTCGCCGGGTCGAACTCTGCCGCGCGACTGACTGCGGTGGAAATCGAATCCAGGGCCGGCGAGAGCAGGGCGAAGATTTCCACCGCCCGGGCGGAAGGCTCCATGCTGCGGCCGGTGCGCACGAACAGCGGGTCATCGAACAGCCCGCGCAGGCGCGAGAGCGCCGCGCTGATGGCCGGCTGGCCGAGGAACAGTTTCTCCGCAGCGCGGGTCACGCTGCGTTCGTGCATCAGTGTTTCGAAGACGATCAACAGGTTCAGGTCGACACGACGCAGGTCATTACGATTCATCTGGAGTCCTGGCAGATTCAGCAAACTTGACGTGAGCGACCATATGAGAACAATGGCCGGCATGAATCTTACGGGGAAAGACTGGTACTCTGCACAGGGTAATTCAGTTTTTCCTGAAAGGCTGCTTCGGTTTTAACGGCATTTGATGATGTCGCCGTCGCTGCGGAATCAATGACAGGCATGTCGACTATTAATAGCCACTGATGGTCTTGGGTAGAAAGCCCAGATAGAGTTCAGGGCATTAGAGGTTACTTTGACGAGGTTTGCGATGTCCCGCACGATCCGTTTTCACAAGTTTGGTCCGGCCGAGGTGCTCAAATGCGAAGAGCATGCGACCGCTCTGCCTGCGCCGGGCGAAGTGCAGGTGCGTGTCGAGGCGATTGGCATCAGCTGGTACGACATTCTCTGGCGCCAGAACCTGGCTTCGTCCCATGCTCGCCTGCCTTCAGGCCTGGGTCATGAAATGGCCGGCGTGGTCACGGCGCTCGGCGAGGGCGTCGATGACCTGGCCATCGGTGACAAGGTCGCCAGCTTCCCGGCCGAAAGCCCCAACGACTATCCGGTCTACGGTGAACAGATCGTTCTGCCGCGTTCGGCTCTGACCCGCTACCCGGACGTGCTCAGTCCGGTCGAAGCCAGCGTGCACTACACACCGTTGTTGATTGCCTATTTTGCTTATGCCGATCTGGCTCGCGTCAAGCCCGGGCAATTCGCTCTGGTAACCGACGCCAGTCACTGCGCCGGGCCGTCGTTCGTGCAGTTGGGCAAAGCCCTCGGCGTGCGAGTGATCGCTGCGACCAAAACCGCGGACGAGCGTGAGTATCTGCTGTCGCTGGGTGCCGAGAAAGTCATCGTCACTGAAGAAGAAGATCTGCTGATGCGGATCAACAAAATTACCGACAACCGCGGTGTGGATGTGGTGTTCGATGGCCTGGGTGGTCCGCAGATGTCACTGCTCGGCGATGTGCTCGCACCTCGCGGCAGCCTGGTGCTCTATGGCCTGCAAGGCGGTAACCAGACCCCATTCCCGGCCTGTGCGGCGTTCCAGAAAAACATTCAGTTCTTCGTGCACTGCATCGGCAACTTCACCGGCAAGCCGGAACTGGGCATCCTCCAGGATCAGGCTGCGTTGCAACGCGCCCTGCGCGACATCAACCAGTTGACCGCGGACCGTGTGCTGCTACCGCTCAAGACTCGGGTCTTCCCGTTTTCCGAGTTTGTCCAAGCGCATCGCTATATGGATGAATGCCCATGTCGCGAACGGGTCGCCCTGAAGGTCGAACCTGCCTGAGCTCCTCGCATGAGCCTCTTTGTATAACCCGTTCTGGAAAAGTCCGTGCAACCACGGACTTTTCTGCGGTCGACACCTCCTCAACGAGACATCCCATGGGTCCTTCTGTGGGTCGGTTCAGCAACTGAACTGGTTTTTGCTCTCGATCTGTATCTTCTAATCATTATGTAAGCCCTGATAATTGAATGATTATTTCATCTCAAGGAAAGAGTCATGGCTGGGTATCAGGTTGAAACTTTTCAACGCGCATTGGCAATACATGCTCAACAAATAAGGCGACGACGTTCGGTTGCCATACAATTATTGGCAACTTCTTTCTTTATTTCTTGTGTTAAATGTCTGTGGGATGCTGTCGGAAATTTCCTAGGAAACTTCACAAAAGCCCGAGGGGCCCAGCCTGCAGGGCATTGCGGCGGTCTTGCCTTGCCTGGAGGGCGCGCGACGCGGAATCATTTCAAATAATTACATGAAACTTAAGTGCTAGCATTTAAAAATGTTCCCGGCACTCCATTCATGACAGGCAATCCGTCGCGCGGTACATGTAATTGTTTGCGTGGCGTCGAACTTATAAGTAACAGGTAAACAATGATGACCCATACCCATGAACAGGCAATGAATTATGTTTATCAACAAATACTGCAGCGCTTGCTGAGTTTTTTCTCGCGCGCCGAGCGCACGGCATTGCAACTGATGATTCAGCGCCTGGTGGTGTCTGCTGGAGGTATGGAGCGTATCGGTAATTACAAGGTATTGGCGATCCAGTCCGGCTCCCGCGACAGCTGCTACACCCTGGCGCTGCTGCGTGCCGCGCAACTGAGTATCGCCAGCCGGGCTCCGGCGACGTTTCAGCTGCGAGTGGCCACTTTGCGCCTGAATGGCACGGCACCGATGGCCCTGGAAAACATTCATCGCAGCTGCAGCGCGCTGTTTCTCTACGACGATCCCCGGGTCGAAGTGTTGATGGTTGATCATCGTGAAGTCCTGCCGTTCAATCACCTGATGCCGATCTCCGAAGCCGGTCGCGAGTGGAATCGGCGCAACCAGCTGATGGTCGGGCACCGTCGCGCCTGGGACGGGCCGCTTGAGCTATGGGATGACGGATACCTGGCTACCGGCGAGTTTTATGGACAAATCGCCCGCTGGAACACAGGCGTCGATGTACTGGTCAGTAGCGATCCGCCCCGTCGACAGGCGCAGTTTCTCGACGGTTTGAACCGTGCCGCAGCCAAGGCCGGGCTAAAAGCGCCGGACTCTCATGAAGCGGGTTACGAGGGATTGTTCGCGCGGCTCGATGAGCTGGGCAGCGACTGCTACCGCGCGTTTTATCCCGATGCCGCCCAGGCTCAATGGCGTCCGGCCGACTGCTTTGAGGCCTGCCGCCGTACGACCTTCATCGACATTCACGACATGCTGGTCAGCAATCTCGAAGAACGCTGGCCGCTGCTCACCGACTTTCTCGGATTTCAGCCTGATGAATTGACGGCTCAACTCAGCGAGAACGACTACGTGAGTCTGTCGATCTCCGCGCACCTTCGCGGTCTGCAAGCATGCTTTGTGCTAGGTCGCACCTACGAGGCAGGGGTCAATGAGTACCTGCAGCGGGCGTTGGTGATGATGCGTCGCAAGCAGTTGCCCGAGCGTTTTTGCGAGCAGGCGATGGAGACTTTCGGCAATCCGCTGACGATGGCCGATCAGCGCGCAATGGCAACGGCCGAGGCGCAAAAGAACCTCGGTTTGAGTGAAGCCCAATTGGTGTGTCTGCTGTTCGCACCTTTTGTCGATCGCGGCGCGGCGCTTGAGCACTTTCTCCGTCAGTGCCACCCCGGCATGCTGGTGGCGCTACCGGATTTGCATCGGGCGATGCAGGGCGGCCCGGCACCCGAGCAGGTCCTGCAGTGGATGGTTGATGTCAGTGGGTTGCCGGTCAATCTGATCGGTACGCTGTACCGCATGGAGCCGTTTGTCCGGGATAAGGGCAGGGTGCCTGGCACGGAAAGCGGCGATGTGGATGAGCAAGCAGCAGTCATGGACCCCGAAAATGAAACGGCCGTGACTGGCGAATGGTCGACGGGGCGGTGAACGTGCCTGGTTTGACGGATTCATCGAGGATGCGTCACGACGTTCGTAGTGTGTTTGGTCATCACCCATGAAAGGACCACGAGATTCCGATTTTGCGTACCAGGCGGTGTACCGTTACCTCAATAGTCTGATCAATGAGCCGGGTAATGACACGAGAGTGCGCCTGCCCTCATTGCGACAATTGGCGGATCGTTTGAATGTGTCGATCTCGACCATTCAATACGCCTATTCGCTGTTGGAGAAGGAGGGACGCGTCTATTCAGTCGCCAAGTCGGGTTATTACGCATTGCCAGTGTCCTCTATCGGTATGCCTGGCAGTGGCAAGGACCTGCTCGAAACCGTCTATGTCAACGCCAGGCGTCCTGGCATGCTGGTGCTGAGCGCCGATGAGCCAGCGTTGTTGCAACCCCTGGACAGCCCGTTGTTGTTGCTGGAGCGAGAACTGCTGCGCCAATACCCGCGCCAGCCACAGCCGTCTTCACAGCCCTGCGGCGAGCTGGAATTGCGCACAGCGCTCGCGGCGCGCTACACCACTTCGCCGACACGCTGCTGGCATGCCGACGATGTCTACATCGGTGCCGACCTGCGCGGTGTACTGGAAATATTGATCGCCGTCCTTGGCCTCAAAGATGCGGTGGTCGTGGTCGAATCGCCATGCGACTGGGTCATTCTGCGCTTGTTCCAGGATGCCGATGTGCAGGTTGTCGAGCTGCCGCTGCAAGCCTGTGGTGGTCTGGATCTTGAGCAGCTCAGAGCGCTGCTCGAAACCGAACCGGTGCAGCTGGTGATGCTTTCATCGGGGTTG includes these proteins:
- a CDS encoding LysR family transcriptional regulator codes for the protein MNRNDLRRVDLNLLIVFETLMHERSVTRAAEKLFLGQPAISAALSRLRGLFDDPLFVRTGRSMEPSARAVEIFALLSPALDSISTAVSRAAEFDPATSTAVFRIGLSDDVEFALLPMLLKRLRAEAPGIVLVVRRANYILMPSLLASGEISIGVSYTADLPANAKRKVLRRSMPKLLRADTVPGPLSLDDFCARPHALVSFAGDLSGFIDEELEKLGRKRHVVLAVPQFNGLSTLISGTDIVATVPDYTAEALTAAGGVRAEDPPLPVRSFELHMAWRGSQDNDPGERWLRSRIQMFFGDPDSLA
- a CDS encoding efflux RND transporter permease subunit is translated as MNFSQFFISRPIFAAVLSLLILIAGAISLFQLPISEYPEVVPPTVVVRANFPGANPKVIGETVAAPLEQAITGVENMLYMSSQSTADGKITLTITFALGTDLDNAQVQVQNRVTRSEPKLPEEVTRIGITVDKASPDLTMVVHLTSPDKRYDMLYLSNYALLNIKDELARLGGVGDVQLFGMGDYSLRVWLDPNKTASRNLTATDVVTAIREQNRQVAAGALGAPPAPNATAFQLSVNTQGRLVSEEEFENIIIRSGENGEITRLKDIARVELGSSQYALRSLLNNQPAVAIPIFQRPGSNAIQISNDVRAKMAELKKNFPEGMDFSIVYDPTIFVRGSIEAVVHTLFEALILVVLVVILFLQTWRASIIPLVAVPVSLIGTFAVMHLFGFSLNALSLFGLVLAIGIVVDDAIVVVENVERNIGLGLTPVEATKRAMREVTGPIIATALVLCAVFIPAAFISGLTGQFYKQFALTIAISTVISAFNSLTLSPALAAVLLKSHDAPKDRFSKVLDKIFGGWLFRPFNRFFDKASHGYVGTVGRVIRSSGIALLLYAGLMVLTFFGFSNTPTGFVPGQDKQYLVAFAQLPDAASLDRTEDVIKRMSDLALKQPGVESAVAFPGLSINGFTNSPNAGIVFVTLKPFDERKDPSMSAGAIAGALNGQYAGIQEAYMAIFPPPPVQGLGTIGGFRLQIEDRGNLGYDELYKETMNIIAKSRSVPELAGLFTSYTVNVPQVDAAIDREKAKTHGVAVSDIFDTLQIYLGSLYANDFNRFGRTYQVNVQAEQQFRLESDQIGQLKVRNNRGEMIPLATFIKVSDTSGPDRVMHYNGFITAEINGAAAPGYSSGQAQKAIEKLLKDELPNGMTYEWTDLTYQQILSGNTALFVFPLCVLLAFLVLAAQYESWSLPLAVILIVPMTLLSAITGVIASGGDNNIFTQIGLIVLVGLACKNAILIVEFAKDKQQEGLGPLAAVLEACRLRLRPILMTSFAFIMGVVPLVFSSGAGAEMRHAMGVAVFSGMLGVTFFGLLLTPVFYVLIRNFVERGEQRKAAKALKLEKQLEAQQ
- the mexE gene encoding multidrug efflux RND transporter periplasmic adaptor subunit MexE; translation: MEQSFKHLRFPLALLAVMVMSACGKTPDAAATMPAAKVSVAKVLEQPVNEWDEFTGRLEAPETVEIRPRVSGQIDDVTFTEGALVKKGDLLFQIDPRPFQAEVRRLEALVAQARATATRSENEAQRGERLRTSNAISAELADSRTSAAQEARAAVGALQAQLDLAKLNLSFTRVTAPISGRVSRAEITAGNLVTADTTALTSVVSTDKVYAYFDADERVFLKYNQLARQGQRGATTPVYMGLSNEDGNPHQGQMNFVDNQVNPKTGTIRGRAVFDNSDGSYTPGLYARLKLVGSGTYSAVLINDEAVGTDLGKKFVLVMDADNKTAYRPVELGPKIEGLRIVRSGLNKDDTIIVKGLQRVRPGSPVTPEVIPMASKETLAALAQQRQALEASNLPQVAPAKVAPGTVVKVAAATPRG
- a CDS encoding PLP-dependent aminotransferase family protein, which encodes MKGPRDSDFAYQAVYRYLNSLINEPGNDTRVRLPSLRQLADRLNVSISTIQYAYSLLEKEGRVYSVAKSGYYALPVSSIGMPGSGKDLLETVYVNARRPGMLVLSADEPALLQPLDSPLLLLERELLRQYPRQPQPSSQPCGELELRTALAARYTTSPTRCWHADDVYIGADLRGVLEILIAVLGLKDAVVVVESPCDWVILRLFQDADVQVVELPLQACGGLDLEQLRALLETEPVQLVMLSSGLNMPRGSVAPDHNKKSTAQLLEQHGCWVLENDCYGELEFEPNGLRFRDLLDPDRLIVFSTFEKIIGSEAPYGYLLSRQLRADLQRHFLLRAFRLSLIRQKAIARLYSNGRIDQHLLVLRRLLKERMVLMTQLLQERLPDALHFVEPRGGATVWIRSLRQVNIHRVFQRLLKQQVVIAPGELFSLQGLHAQHLRLSHTFGGDHELVAALGRLGDALRLESID
- a CDS encoding zinc-dependent alcohol dehydrogenase family protein yields the protein MSRTIRFHKFGPAEVLKCEEHATALPAPGEVQVRVEAIGISWYDILWRQNLASSHARLPSGLGHEMAGVVTALGEGVDDLAIGDKVASFPAESPNDYPVYGEQIVLPRSALTRYPDVLSPVEASVHYTPLLIAYFAYADLARVKPGQFALVTDASHCAGPSFVQLGKALGVRVIAATKTADEREYLLSLGAEKVIVTEEEDLLMRINKITDNRGVDVVFDGLGGPQMSLLGDVLAPRGSLVLYGLQGGNQTPFPACAAFQKNIQFFVHCIGNFTGKPELGILQDQAALQRALRDINQLTADRVLLPLKTRVFPFSEFVQAHRYMDECPCRERVALKVEPA